The genomic segment GACACTACCATCTGTTCTAATGTCTTAAATTTTAAAGTATATCCTTCTTTTTTTCCTCATATTCCGTTTTGCTAATTTCTCCTTTAGCATATCTTTTTTTGAGGATTTCTAATGCCGAATCGCCCTCTGATTTTCCTTTTCCCCGATCAATCGACCACTTCGAAATAAAAATTATCCCAACTATAACTAAAATCCAAAATACAATCATAACCAGTGAACCCCCTTGATACCAACATGTCCCCATCATGATTACACCTCCTGACCGCACTCAATTAATGTATCTCATCAGAACTTTTTACTCGATTAGAAAACAGTTTGTCGAACAATTTTATTCTTCCCGCTGTTCCTTATTTCCTTAATAACTTTGATTATCTTTTTTACCGTATAGTTTATTTCTTCTTCAGTTGTAAATAATCCGAGGCTGAACCGTACAGCGGAAAATGCATCTTTATCAGTCACACCCATTGCTGTAAGTATGTTTGAAGGGATTTTTGAATTTGAGTGGCATGCAGAACCGGTGGACACGGCTATCTCTGGCATTTTTTCAAGAAGTATTTGGTTTTCTATACCGGCGAAACTCAAATTCAAAATATTCGGCAGTCTTTTTTCCGGATGTCCGTTAAGTTTCATTTTGATGCCGTTCATTTTCAGGTCGTTATAAAGTTTATTTCTTAACACTTGTATTCTTTTTGAATTGACCGGCATTTTATGCGACGATAATTCACATGCTTTTCCCAGTCCTACAATTTCAATAA from the Elusimicrobiota bacterium genome contains:
- a CDS encoding SHOCT domain-containing protein, with the protein product MIVFWILVIVGIIFISKWSIDRGKGKSEGDSALEILKKRYAKGEISKTEYEEKKKDIL